DNA from Krasilnikovia cinnamomea:
CGTGCTGGTCACCGGGTAGGACGTGCAGCAGGCCCCGAGCGCGCAACACCGCCGTTTCTCGATGGGGCGGCGGGCGTCCTTGCCCTGTGCGCAGCATTGGCACGTCGTGGCGAGGGTGTTGAGCCACGCCTGGACGTCGCGGACCTGGAGCCGGTCCAGCCGCTTCGGACCGAGGCCCGGCTTGATGTAGAGCCGGATCAGCGTCTCGTAAGTCGCCGCTGTCAGCGGTGCCAGGTTCGGCCGGACGACTTCCTTGTGCCAGTAGTCCAGGTACTCCCCCACCGTCGGCACGCGGGTGGCGACCGGTCCGGCTTTGGCCTGCTGGTGGAGCTTGATCCACTTGGCGTGGACGTCCTCGCGGGTCTTGCCGTAGACGTACTTGCGGGTGCGTTTGCCGTCCGGCTTGGTGACCCAGACGTAGGCGGCATAGCCGTTGCGGTACGGGAAGATCGAGCCTTCCCCGTTGGCTCGGGCGCGGGTTGCCATCAGGCGGCCTCCTGCCGGTCGATCTGGTCTTGCACGTATTGGTCGACCCATTCGGGCAGGATGCGGCGGTACTTGCCGTCCTTGATGGAGCGGAGTTCGCCGGTGGCAATCTTCATCTTGACCTTGGAGAGGCCGAAGCCGAGCAGGACGGCGACCTCGGCGGGTGAGTACCAGCGGGGTGTCAGGGGTGGGGTCATCGTGGTAGTGCCTCCATGGGGGTGACGGTGAGGTAGACGCGGATCTCGCCCGGGTTGCGGGCGGGGCGGGTGCTGGTGTGGCAGGTGGCTCGGCCGCTGTAGCTCTTGGCGAGGTAGGCGGCCAGGTATCTCGCCTGCGTGGCGGCAATCTCGGCGGGGCCGATGAGTCGGACCGCGAGGATGGGTTTGGGTCGTCCGGACATGTGATGTCTTTCGTTTGGGTGGTCGGGGGTGCGGGCGTGAGCACGGGATTCCTGGGGTCGTGCCGGTGGTGGCGTTGGTCGGGTGGTGGCGCGGACCGTGGTGGAGCGGGCAGCCTGGCGGGACGGGTGATCGTTCAGTCACTGTGGAGTTATCAAGAGACGAGTTGACACGTACGTGTCAGAAGGCGCGGTGGTGGTCCGCCGCCGTGTAGTCGGCGGCGGCGTCGCGGGCGGCTCGGGCGTGTCGGCGGGCGGCGTCGGCGGCGGAGTTGGCGAGCAGGGCGTCGCCGGTGGTGCGCCAGCCCGCGCCGTTGTAGGCGAGCAGGTTGATCACGACGGTGGTTTCTTGGTCGTGCTGCTCGGCCTGGTCGCTGGAGTCGAGGGTGCGGCGCCAGATGACCCGGGCGTCGCGGAGGATGCGGAAGGTGACCGAGTAGCGGCGGCTCTTGGTGAGGAAGTGGCCGCCGAAGCCGAGCATGTGCGCCCACCGCCGCAGACCGGACCATTCGCGGACGCCGCCGAGGGTCCAGGCAGCGTCGATGAGCCGTTCCGGGTGGCTGCCGGTCGGGTTGGCGTACAGGTCGATCGTGTCGCCGGTGAGGCGTCCGGAGACGTGGCCGGTGGTTTCGGTGCTCTTGGTGGCGTACTTGGCGAGGTAGGCGGCGACCATGGCGTCGGTGATGTCGCCGTCGCCGGTGAGTTTGACGGGGCGGATGTCGGCGTAGTGGCCGCGTCCTTCGTCGCCCCACCCGATCGGCCAGCCGTCCGGCTGCTGGGGGTGGCCGGCTGTCTGGAAGTGGGTGGTCGCGGCGGCGTGTTCGATCGCGGTCGCCAGGTCGAGTAGGCCGAGCGGCGCGGGCGGGGGCACGATCGCGCCGGGGCAGTCGGGGTTGACGCCGTCGAGGCGGACGATGACGTGGTAGTGCACGACGCCGCGGCGTTGCATCTCGGCGACCTTGCCGTAGGACAGGCGGAAGTCGCCCGCGCGGAGGCCGAACTGGCGGGCGGTGCGAGCCAGGGCGCGGCGGATGGCGATGGTGGTGCGTCGCCACAGTTCGCCTGCCTGGTGGTTGAAGACGACCTGGGCGTGGTGGTCGTAGCAGTCGAGGCACAGCGGGGTGCCGAGGATGTGTTCGCCGCTGGCGTGGATACGGGTGCAGCGCAGGTCGACGCCGTGCGGGCAGACGTCCGGGTTCCGGCGGGGGCGGCAGGGGATCTGCTGGCCGGTCTTGGAGGTGCGGCGGGTGTGGACCAGTCCGAACGAGGGTGCGGTCAGGGTGAGGAACACGGCCGGGTGGGTGCCGACCCCGGCCGGTACGCCTTTGCCTCCGGCGAGGCCGGAGCGGATGAGTTGGTACGCGTCGCGCCGGTACACCTCGGCGCAGGAGGGGCAGACGGAGGTGCGGCGGTTGCCGCACGGCTTGTAGATCACCCCGTCCGGCATGTCCTCCGTGTTGGTGACGGACAGCACGCGGGCCGTCTCGACTTCGACGGCTGATGCGGTGCCGAGTCGCGCGCGTCCGGCGGTTTCGCCGGTCAGCATGGTTCCGGCGAGCCGGATCGGGCGGGTACACCCGGCGGCCGGGGCGATGTGGCGCAGCCACTCGAAGTAGCGCGGGTCGCGGGCACGCAGGCGGGCGTAGTCGTCGGCGTAGA
Protein-coding regions in this window:
- a CDS encoding excisionase family DNA-binding protein is translated as MTPPLTPRWYSPAEVAVLLGFGLSKVKMKIATGELRSIKDGKYRRILPEWVDQYVQDQIDRQEAA
- a CDS encoding replication initiator, with the protein product MSSSTLPLTPTITVGVGENAETPATHHGRAPDSGRRPIYADDYARLRARDPRYFEWLRHIAPAAGCTRPIRLAGTMLTGETAGRARLGTASAVEVETARVLSVTNTEDMPDGVIYKPCGNRRTSVCPSCAEVYRRDAYQLIRSGLAGGKGVPAGVGTHPAVFLTLTAPSFGLVHTRRTSKTGQQIPCRPRRNPDVCPHGVDLRCTRIHASGEHILGTPLCLDCYDHHAQVVFNHQAGELWRRTTIAIRRALARTARQFGLRAGDFRLSYGKVAEMQRRGVVHYHVIVRLDGVNPDCPGAIVPPPAPLGLLDLATAIEHAAATTHFQTAGHPQQPDGWPIGWGDEGRGHYADIRPVKLTGDGDITDAMVAAYLAKYATKSTETTGHVSGRLTGDTIDLYANPTGSHPERLIDAAWTLGGVREWSGLRRWAHMLGFGGHFLTKSRRYSVTFRILRDARVIWRRTLDSSDQAEQHDQETTVVINLLAYNGAGWRTTGDALLANSAADAARRHARAARDAAADYTAADHHRAF